In Thalassococcus sp. S3, the sequence CCCCGATCTGGTGCGCCGTGCTACCGATACACTGGATGTTCAGGGCATAGCCGGCTTTGCCAGCTATCCCGATGTACTGGACCGGGCGGGCGCGCGCGATGCCGACATGATCATCGCTGCGACCTATTCGGACGAAGTGAACATGGTGACCTGCCAGGTCGCGCATTCCGTCTTTGCCATCAATCGCAAGATCGCCCGCCTGCGCAGTCAGTCCTATCTCGATGCGATCTATTCGGATCTCTATCGCCGGGACCATCTGCCGATCGACGTGGTCATCAGCCCCGAGCGCGAGGTGGCCGCCGCGGCGATGCAACGGCTCTCGGCCCCGGCGGCGTTTGATACCGAGACCTTCATGGGGGGCAAGGCCCAGCTTTTGGGGATCAAACTGGACGACGATTGCCCCATCGTGAACACGCCGCTGCGGCAACTGACCGACCTCTTTTCGACCCTGCGGGTGATTGTGGTGGGCGTGCGGCGCGAAGGGACGCTCTTTGCGCCTGAATCGAGCGATCAGCTTTTCGTGGGCGATGAATGCTATGTCTTCACCCATGTCGACGATCTGGCCCGCACCATGGAAGTGTTCGGCAAGACCCAGAAAAAGCAGGAGCGTGTGGTGATCGTGGGTGGCGGCAATGTCGGGCTGACCGTCGCCGAAACACTGGAGCGGCGCACCAACCGCATCCGGGCCAAGGTGATCGAGAAAAGCCGCAAATGCGCCGAACGCGCCGCCGAAGCCCTTGAGCGGACGATCGTGCTGAACGGCGACGGGCTCGACAGTGGTTTGCTGGCCGAAGCGGGGATTGCCCGCGCCGATGCCATGCTGGCCGTGACCGATGATGACAAAACCAACATGCTGACTGCGGTCCGGGCAAAGGCCGAAGGGTGCCCGATGGCGATTGCGTTGATCAACGACCCCACGCTCGTTCCGCTGATGGTGCCTTTGGGGATTGATGCCTATATCAACCCGCGCGCGACCACCGTCAGCTCGATCCTGCGTCATATCCGGCATGGGCGGGTGCGCGAGGTCTATTCCATCGGGGACGCGGAGGCTGAGGTGATCGAGGCAGTCGTTCTGTCAACCTCTCCCATGGCCGGCCAAAAGCTGCGCGACATTGATTTCCCCGAGGGCGTACTGGTCGGCGCGGTGATGAAGGGGGAGGACGTCGTCCGCCCGACAGGGGCGCTCAAGATCGAAGAGGGCGATGTGGTCGCCATCTTCGCCATGGCGGATGATGTGCCCGAGGTCGAGCGGCTGATGCAGGTCTCGATTGATTTCTTCTAGCCGGTGCGCGCTGTGACAGCAGGATCGGCGCTTTCCCGCCTCCCGTTATTTCTGCTGATGGCGGGCATCGCATCGCTGTCGATGTATGTGCCGGCGGTCTATGCGTTCATTCTCGACAATCATGCGCCCTCCCGGTCCTTTTTCTATGCCGGGACGCTTGGCCTGATCTGTGTCACGCTGATCGGACTGGCCCTTGGCTCGCGGGTTCCCAAATACGGAACGCTGGGACAGCTCTTTGCGCTTCTTGCGACCTTTTCGGTGCTGCCCTTGTTTCTGGCCGTCCCGTTTCACGATGCGCTTCGCACGACCAGCTTCTTCAACGCCTATTTCGATATGGTCAGCGCGGTCACAACGACGGGCGCCAACATTTTCCCCGATCCCAACCGGTTGTCGCCTTCGCTCCATCTGTGGCGGGCCCAAGTGGGCTGGATGGGAGGATTGCTGATGTGGATCGCGGCCTCCGCCATTCTGGCGCCCCTATCGCTCGGCGGTTTCGAGGTCACCGCAAAGGGAGAGCCGGGGCGGCTCCAGGATCATCAGGCGAGCATGGAGCGGGCGGATCCACGCAAACGGCTGCTGCGGATCAGCGCCACGCTCGCCCCGATTTACGGGGTGTTGACCATCGTTTTGTGGATCAGCCTGGTCATTGCCGGTGAAGACCCGCTTATCGCGGTGACCCACGCCATGTCGGTGATGGCGACAAGCGGTATCTCTGCCGTGGGCGGGGTGCCCGCGGGCAGCTCTGGCATGGTGGGCGAGTTTGCGATGTTCATGTTCATGTTCTTTGCGCTCTCCCGGCTGACATTTTCGGGGGATACCATGATTGGGGGGCAGGGGCGGCTGGATCGCGACCCGGAATTTCGGATCGGCATCATGCTGGTCGTGGGCGTGCCTCTGCTCTTGTTCCTCCGTCATTGGCTGGGTGCCTATGATATCGCCGCCGAGCAGGACTTTGACGAAGCGCTTCGTGCCCTTTGGGGTAGCATTTTCACGGTCATGTCCTTTCTGACCACAACCGGTTTTGAAAGCGCCGACTGGGATTCCGCCCAACGCTGGTCCGGCCTGAACACGCCGGGGCTGATCCTGATGGGGCTTGCGTTGATCGGTGGCGGCGTTGCAACCACCGCCGGGGGGGTAAAGCTGCTGCGTGTCTTTGCGCTCTACCTCAACGGGCTGCGTGAGATGGAGCGTCTGGTCCACCCGTCCTCGGTCAGTGGTGAGGGCGCCGGGAACAGGCGCATCCAGCGGGACGGGGCCTTTATCGCCTGGATCTTCTTCATGCTTTTCGCGGTCACGCTTGCCGTTGTGACCGTGGCCCTTGCAGCGCTCGGCGTCAGTTTCGATCAGGCGCTTGTCCTGGCCATCGCCACCTTGTCCACCACCGGACCCCTTATTGATATTGCGTCCGAGACCCCCATCCGGCTGGTCGAACTCGGCGATCCGGCCAAGGGCGTGCTTTGTGCGGCGATGGTTCTGGGCCGTCTGGAGACGCTGGCCATCATCGCCCTCTTCACCACCGATTTCTGGCGGAGCTGAGCCACCCCCAAAAATTGAGGCCGTAACGGACTGTTTTTTGGGGTGGAATCTCGTTAACCACCACTACATACTCAGCGCGAGGGACATGTCGGTCCGCGGCATGTGACAAGAATAAAGGCGAGATTTAAGTAAAATGGCTTCGGACAGACAGAATCTTCAGGACGCGTTCCTGAACCATGTACGTAAAACAAAGGTTCCCGTTACAATTTTCCTGATCAATGGTGTGAAACTGCAGGGTGTGATTACCTGGTTTGACAATTTCTGCGTGTTGCTGCGCCGGGATGGTCAATCCCAGCTGGTCTACAAGCACGCCATTTCCACAATCATGCCCGCACAGCCGATCAGCCTTTATGAGGGCGAAGACGCCTCTTGATGGAGCATGAGCGGAGGCGCACCCGGTCATGGGTGCTGCATCCCGAGATCAAAACCGATCCCGACCGGCGCGACCCGGAAGGCGCGTTGGCAGAAGCTGCGGCCCTTGCAAAGGCATTGCCGGATCTGGACGTGATCGGATCGGACATCGTGCGCCTGCCCCGCGCGCATCCGGGCCTTTTGTTCGGGTCGGGCAAGATTGACGAACTCTCAGACCGGTTCAAAGCCGAGGAGATCGAGCTGGTTCTGATCGACGGCCCCGTATCGCCTGTTCAGCAGC encodes:
- the trkA gene encoding Trk system potassium transporter TrkA — its product is MKVIICGAGQVGWQIARHLSGELNDVTVVDNNPDLVRRATDTLDVQGIAGFASYPDVLDRAGARDADMIIAATYSDEVNMVTCQVAHSVFAINRKIARLRSQSYLDAIYSDLYRRDHLPIDVVISPEREVAAAAMQRLSAPAAFDTETFMGGKAQLLGIKLDDDCPIVNTPLRQLTDLFSTLRVIVVGVRREGTLFAPESSDQLFVGDECYVFTHVDDLARTMEVFGKTQKKQERVVIVGGGNVGLTVAETLERRTNRIRAKVIEKSRKCAERAAEALERTIVLNGDGLDSGLLAEAGIARADAMLAVTDDDKTNMLTAVRAKAEGCPMAIALINDPTLVPLMVPLGIDAYINPRATTVSSILRHIRHGRVREVYSIGDAEAEVIEAVVLSTSPMAGQKLRDIDFPEGVLVGAVMKGEDVVRPTGALKIEEGDVVAIFAMADDVPEVERLMQVSIDFF
- a CDS encoding TrkH family potassium uptake protein; translation: MAGIASLSMYVPAVYAFILDNHAPSRSFFYAGTLGLICVTLIGLALGSRVPKYGTLGQLFALLATFSVLPLFLAVPFHDALRTTSFFNAYFDMVSAVTTTGANIFPDPNRLSPSLHLWRAQVGWMGGLLMWIAASAILAPLSLGGFEVTAKGEPGRLQDHQASMERADPRKRLLRISATLAPIYGVLTIVLWISLVIAGEDPLIAVTHAMSVMATSGISAVGGVPAGSSGMVGEFAMFMFMFFALSRLTFSGDTMIGGQGRLDRDPEFRIGIMLVVGVPLLLFLRHWLGAYDIAAEQDFDEALRALWGSIFTVMSFLTTTGFESADWDSAQRWSGLNTPGLILMGLALIGGGVATTAGGVKLLRVFALYLNGLREMERLVHPSSVSGEGAGNRRIQRDGAFIAWIFFMLFAVTLAVVTVALAALGVSFDQALVLAIATLSTTGPLIDIASETPIRLVELGDPAKGVLCAAMVLGRLETLAIIALFTTDFWRS
- the hfq gene encoding RNA chaperone Hfq; the encoded protein is MASDRQNLQDAFLNHVRKTKVPVTIFLINGVKLQGVITWFDNFCVLLRRDGQSQLVYKHAISTIMPAQPISLYEGEDAS